The genome window ccagattttacaagggtttggacgGTTGTTTTTCGGACCGAATGATTAGTTTTCCAGCctttcagtccagcagcctcggctgccctcttcattagctctctcaaacgatgctctcccattggagtggagtaataccacacagctgtatcaggtttgaggcgacattcgGGAATTGTTGTGAGGTAGAACGGACTGTCCGGAGACACACACTTTTCTGGACGAGCACGGACGAACATCgtgttgtgtcgtctgcttgttgacaaacaaaaagtagtccgtacgtgtgacgtcacagttacaactgtcccatatattaaaaatattggacagttgtgtttactacataatatagtaggcgcTGGACACTTCTGTGTACAATAATGCTTTATATTAATGATTCGCATGCgtgtgtacaacatgattctaacgaGGACATGAAgcaattttattgctgaatacTGATTAAGTAGTTCCACgctagtgttttacgccgtacttaagaatatttcacttatacgacggcgaagTTGTTTTGTCTGTAGTCAgtttcttttaaccagtcgcctatatCCAGCCATCTGTAAAATCATTCACACCCGATATTAAAATAGACTTTCGATAGTTACACGTAACACCACGAGCTCTACACATTAATATGTTGTACATCCAtattatttcaaagaaaatgcagtaataatacattttctatttcataatgttaaacccaTAGGTCTAAGCTCGGTTTCCACGCCAAGAGCTCATTGCCTCAGGTGACGCTATAATTATTCAAAgccaagtggcatgctggacaatgggcacGGAGAGTAATTTGCTTAACAATGGCTCTTCCAACAAGCGGTTAATAAGAACAATTTGCActcagtaacacagcctacactactgtctccgCGAATAGAgatatttttggtgtttttattataaaagaattttttaacatCCAACTCTAAAACCATTCAGCGGCTAGTTgaattaaaattcatttattacgGTTATCTTATCCTAAACCGTGTAAACAACTTTAAATATgccagtgtcagaaacagggtttataATAAAGTCGACAGCAGTTTAGGAAATTGCTTGGTGCTCAATAACCAACATGCCCACTGTTTCATGAATAATTGTGAAGTCACTCGAGGTTTTGCCTCCCGcggtttaacattatgaattagaaaaaggtTTTATTTCATCTCCTTTGCAAGAATATAACTTTCAACATGTGAGTGTGTAGagtttgtggtgttacgtgtcattATCGAAAGACAATTTTCGTAGTGAGTATGAtcgattttacagatagctgaatgTAAGTGGCTGGCTGAAAGAAACAGACTCTAGTAGagagcagtgatgtaaagcgagcggtgagagcggcacatgcgttCATGGTACAGACTTCAACGCCACAGGCAAATGTACGGAGCCGTAAAAAGTGACattgttagaaaaaaaattaaatagaaaaaaaacacatgcacacacaacTTTCAAAGTGTCAGTTATGTCTTTTTTTAGTAAGTCGGGCTCACGAGATAGTTGACCAATAGAAATGCACAATGATGTGCGCATAAGATCTTTGTTAAGTCGTGCACAGAGATCTTTGTTAAATCGTGTACACGAGATCTTTGCAAAGTCGTGCGCACGACTTTATAAAGATCTCGTGCGCAAAAGTTACTAATGATCTCGGTATAATAATGCATTTCTATTGGTGAATTATCTCGTGCACACGAGATCTTTACTAAGTCGTGCGAACGACTTATTAAAAAAGATAACTGAAATTTTAATAGTTGTGTtactattttctttttctattcAAATTTTTGGCTAAttaaccatgtcacttttaaagcTCAGTACAAATGTCGTTCAGCGAATTAACAttataaactgtataaatgcaCACTCATGCATccaattattgttgtgaagaATCCTAGAAGAATGAGAACCGAGGAATTTACAAATGATCAGATATGTGTGAATAGGGCTAAATTGTCTCACACAACCCACCTTTGTTTACTGAGAATTTCATTTTCCCCGAGTATTGTTATTTTAGATGTAAACGCATGACAGTCTGAGAGTTGTTCCCGTGTGAAAATTGGCATCATTGAAAATACCATTTCATTTTCAGACATTCCTTTAATGAAGTTAATTGGACTGTAACAAAGAATTGGATTTCCATGGACAATCAAGTATACTTGTCCTGTCAACGTAGCCAGCGGCACGTCTCTACACCGCTAGAGCACATTTGTTCTTGTACAGTGAAATTCGCTGTCAGTTGATTAGGGTACATTTTCCTATAGACAAACAGTTCTCTTCTGGCAGTAAATTCACAGCCACGCCTGCTTAGTTTTACATGCAAGGTGTAATAAAAGTACAACATCGTCTCaaggatttttgtttttttgtttttgttttttgtttttcactgcAAGTCCCACAAATATGCAATTGTAATCAGATGTGCAGCTGCATGGTGTAGAGTTACAGAGCTAAAATGAGAGCCTCCTTGGCCGgggtggttagcgcgccatcgcggcgcaatgacacaggagccacCAAtgcgtttgctgtgagttcaagttcagctcatgcatgctggcttcctctccggaagaaaggtcttccagcaacctgcggatagtctttggtttccccgggctctgcccggtttcctctcaccataccactggccgcagtcgtataagtcaaatattcttgagtacggcttaaaacaccaatcaaataacgctggccgcagtcgtataagtgaaatattcttgagtacggcttaaaacaccaatcaaataaataagtaaatgtttatttatttgatttatttgattgatattttacgccgtactcaagaatatttcacttatacaacggctgccagcattttGAAAACCTGCCaaagcctgggagaaacccacggccatccacatgttgctgagaggccttcccaagtacggccggagagggagccagcaagagctggacatgaactcacagcgaccgcattggtgacaggctacTGTGTCATTGTACCGTGCCTTCGTGCCAGCCACCTCCGCCATGGAGGCCctcaataagtaaataaacacagaGTTAAAATCGGTGTACAAATCGATGGTATGTCAATTCCGTAAACCTATGCAGCATATTGTTCTcatattcacaaaatttgttcatttgtaaaGTATTCACAGTAGATCTCTTGGTataaaaatgtgtgtattttatggTGATTTGTTGAGTTTAAAAGTATTTAAGGCCTAAAATGAGCGAAACCTTTATAGGATTTGGCACTTCTGACAGACGAACCAACAATTTTAGAGGTATACGCCGAGCTAGTATAGCTATAAAATACTCAAATTGTAACTAAATCGTTAAAAAGTGTTTGATAGCATGAAGTGCTCAAGATGTCTGCCTAGATACACAACCAGCTACTTGtgcagtattgacattttgttcttcatattactcggtgaaatctcattaaaataataaagtatgatacgtTTTAGACAGCCTGAGAATCCTGCTCtccattgaaatatgttttagccagttGCTGGCTTGTCCTATAAACTGGTAAGCTGGTTCATGTGtccattgactgattgactgatttccAAGTTGACCCGTTACTGGCTAACGAAATGATCCACCGATTGGCTTCTTGGTGGATTGGTTGGTTTATGTATCAACTgatgaattgatttattgattagGTTTTTGGATTTGGTACACCTATAGGCCTCTatacaatttatacatgtaaattattatgAAAGGCACTCTTAGATATGTTAGACTACATTTCAGATATTCCAGATAGTCCAAGCATGATTTCATCTAAGGTTATTTTACTTAGGCAATAATTTGCGCAATCAGACTAGCTTAGAGACTTTGTATGCGATCGGTCGTGCAAGATACGAATTCCTAAGGTTAATACATAGCCTTATTCGATTCGTCACTGACATCATACATAATAAAGGAAGAAAtatctggattttttttatacattcgTCTTGTCAGTATGTATGTTCCGCTTTTCTTTATAGCCGTTTACCTGATCGACTCCATACTTGCTTGCGTGTATATAGCAGAGGACGCAAAGCAGTGCAGTCTCAGGTATCAAAAAATTCCGTGTGAAAATTAGGCACTGATAACCTCACACACCTTTTGAACGTGTGCTGCCCTCAACATGCTGACTTTGTACACAAAACCTATACATTACCCCAATAGGGCTTGGTCTTTGATCCATAGGTGTGGAATATATGCTACACGACGTAGATAAATATCATTTATAGGTATGGACTTCCAACAGGCATTGGGTTAGTCGGCAGTAATGACAGGACCGGTCAGcgaaataatctgttaatttagtAAAACTGATGATACAGTatgtgaaatgtacatatatacactttgTAACCTTGCTCTATCGTCTCAGTGTtgaacgaggcagcaacaagtaacgTTCTCAAAGGTATGACCAAATCCTAACGGTACCATGCACATGATCACGTGCGGAAAGCGCTACATAATAACATAGTTCAAGATGACATATACAAACAAACCATGAAATGCGGACTTAAATTTCAGTGAATttgtgagcgagtgagtgagccagtgagtgcttggggtttaacgtcgtgcttaacagtttttcagtcatatgacgacgaaggaatccttagagtgcgtgtgatgtgtctccttgttgcagggcggatttccaccgctcttttatctagtgctgcttcactgagacgtcttatcGAAGGAAGTAAGccgccttcatgctgaacgccaagcgagtaagttacaacttcctcttctaaGGTCAtacgggttctgcccggtttccacccaccataatgctggccgccgtcgtataagtgaaatattcttgagtacggcgtaaaacaacaatcaaaaaaaaaaaaaaaaaaaaaaaaaaaaatctaaggtcataggtgtgacgacccaggattgaccctggatctacagcctcccgaagcggacgctctatgaATGTGTGAGCAACTCATTTTTAATATATGCAGTATAAGCTGAGTGCACTACAAGTCAACAGCCTTCAACTCCTTAAAGAGCAGGTATGATAACTGGCCATATCACGGATTGTGAGAGCGTGTGAACACTATATAATGGTGCTATGAACATCAGCTGTGTTGGTAAAGGtctttgtgtgatttttgtttaaccGTCCTAACATCGGGATACTTATCAACATCGTCGATAGgatctggggccgattccatcaagcaatttctgacttaagtcaaaatttaaaactttgttagaatttttaatttttggtgttGTAGGTTgaaaatttggacacatttgtcttacgataacatttatgaagtgggcaaaattttaatttctaaaaccgAACAATAATCTTTAAAAgcgtatttcaaatttcaacttaaGTCCAAAATCTGTTTGTGGAACTGGCCACTGGACATAGTTAAGCTACGGTATTTGAGCAGAGATTGTATTGAAAATGCTCTTGGTGTATGTACTTTTTGATAACAATCTTAGAATCATTAAACATAACCAGGACACTTTTGACCCTATCATCGGTCATGACAGGAACATTCGTTGTTAGGTTACTCCGTTTTAACACCAACTGCGTTGAAGAAAGCCTTGGTGTGCTTGTTATGGTTGACAATTTCCCATCGCCCGATCCACGGCCCCGTGATTGTCGTGTCGAACTGATCCTCTTCGTGTTTCTGAATGAAATGATAACAATAATTCACTGTAAACTAATAAGAGTTATAACAGAATGGACGTTGTTTGGTTGAAAATTCTTTGAATAAAATTAAAGGCCTTCTATACCACTTCAAAAATTTGCAGAAATTTtaggaaaaaaattacatttacgGATTTCTTGAACGTAAGAAGTCTGTCAGATCTCTTATGAGACAGCCGTTTGGTCACTCTTGGTTTGAAATAAACTAATTGAGTTGCTTAGCACAAGCAACCTGTTGACATCCCAAGATTGAGATGCAGAATGTGAAGCCGAATAAACCTGTTTGAAGTATTTCTTTTGCCAGACGTCTTTTCTGTCGACGGAGAAGAACTTGGCCCAATCAGGTTTCAGTTCCGGGTCAGAGGCAGAGCGAAAATTGATTCCTTCTTGAATGTCGTAAAAGCCCCAGTTGGATGATGGCGACTGCCATCTAAGGTCAACACTCCAACGAACGTCATTGGAAACATTCGGCAAACTGCGGttaaacaaactttctgtttaaaatatataaagatcCCATAAGCTGACACATACAGAATGGTATTTTTTTAAACTGGCATTTGTAGACAGGAATTGTTGTGCGATCACAAGAAATCACAAATTGTGATGAGGACTTACCTCCGGTGAGGTGTTATGTTGTGGAACAGAAGAAACCCGCCATACTTAACCGGAACTGTGACGAGATCACGCGTCATGTCTACCCCTGAAATAGAGCAAGCGAACCCCGAATATGACAGGggcaaatttattatttttggatTTTCTCGATTGGTAATTCTTATCTCTCTCCTCGAGATAAATACGAACAGGTGAATAAAAAACACGAAATGCGATAGTTTGCATGTTAATCCTTTGACACACTTCTACAACATTACGCCCTACTTAATGTTTCCTCCCCGTTTTCCTTCGACCAAAATCCTAGCCGACGTCGTATAAAAGCAGAATAGTCTTGAGTaccagtcaataaataaatacatgtgaataataCAAATGAAGCTTAAATTATCAGGAGATGCTAAGCGTGTTTGAATGCTCTAGCCAAACAGTTCTATAATctgtttcagaatattttcGATGAGTTTACCTTTCGGAATCATGTATAACATGCTTGACTTCACAGAAGGCTTTTTCTGACTCTTCGGGTCATGTTCATAAATAAGCATTTGTGAAAACAGTTTACGTGTGGAACGCTATATACGGTttcctgcctggtttcctctgccagatttcctctgcccagtttcctctgcccagtttccttccgtcataatgctgcccgctgtcgtattagtgaaatattattgagtaccgcgtaaaacaccaaagaaataaataaataaatgaataaagaccACTATATACAGTTAACTGCCTAAGTGTTTCTAAGTGTTAAGTTCACAAGGTGACAGTCGAATATGCACGTATCGTCTGCTTACCCAATTCCTTCTCCATATCTTCTTCCTCCAGCATCACGTACCAAGTGGGACCTTGACAACACGTGTGACGGGCGACCTTGCCCTCTCGGTGACCTCGACGAACGACCTTCAGAAGCATTTTATTCAACAACAATGAATCACGTGAAATCAATattagaaatattaaatataaattaaaatataaatattacacagtTACAACATTGCACTTCTTTGGATCCTCAGAAATACACACGTCACGAGTGAAGTCTGTAAATACAGAACGTATATACAGATAAACATAGAAATTTCTTCCAGtatagataaatatatgaaaCGAACAAACTCTGACCATCCTCCTTAACTTATAAACCAAAACgacatcatatatttatttattcatttatttgattagtgttttaccccttactcaagaatatttcaatcatacgacggcggccagcgttatatGGCGGAAGGAAACACGGCAGAGCCAccgggaaacccatggccatctgcaagttgctgaaatacctttccacgtacgacgacatcatataagtgaaatatttgtgactctggcgtgaaacacaaatcaaataataataaaacaaaaacaatattttttcgCTGTTTTGATTTGTACTGTATGCTCATCCAACTTGTCGAATAGGTTAAGAACAGAATCCCGTGGAAACGATTCATATAATTTTGATTTAACTGAGTCACACATTTTCCATACAAATACACCTTTCTTTAGTCCCATATAGCGCAGGTAACCTAAAATGCTGACTGTTGAGCCTGACCACAATTCTTAatattctttgaaaatattCAGTTGGACATTATCAACAGCTATTGTCAACAGCTTTTGTCAACAACTATTCTTAGCAATTATTCTCAACAACTGTTCTCAACAACAACTCCCAACAGCTATATTCTTCagaattattcattatttattttgattggtgttttacgtcttactcaaggatattttacttatacgacggcgaccagcattatggttgtaggaaaccgggcagagctcgggggtaATACTTGACCATCCGCAATTATTCTTGACGGCTGTTGTCTGCTGATATGGAGCTTCGATCGTCTGTTTCTGATGTTGTTAAACGCCTGGTTTGCACCATACACgataactttgttttttttgtttaaattaaaaaatttgaaaaaaaaaataatctgcacTATCTGCCTTGCAGTTgctttgaatattgattttataaccttaacagcgtaatgacccaggagtctctcaccaatgcggtcgttgtgagtttaagtccagctcatgctggcttcctctccggccgtacgtgagaaagtcttccagcaacctgcggatggtcgtgggtttcttccgggctgtgcccggtttccacccaccataatgctggccgccgtcgtataagtgaaatattcttaggtactgcgtaaaacaccaatcaagatcATAACCTTAATGATTAACGGTCGATGACTGGCATATAACTGTGAGGATAGTAGTGTAACAGGTTTACCTGCATACAGCCATTCTCCTCGGTCGTGTCCAGGAATGGTACCCAGGCTGTGGGGATCAGGTGGTAATAGCTGTCCGCACTGAAGTAAGCGCTGTCTGTAGCAACATATCATGTAACAGAATTATTAGCATGTGCAACGTTTTCCACAACATCTGGTACAATtttttacatgtgaaaaaacaaaaaacaaaaaaacaaaaacaaaaaaaaaaaaacgcagaaGAAAATGTAATGCCTTACGTTAGCTAGGCATTACTATTTTTGACGTGTTTGTTGGTCTATTGATTGGCTGGTTTTCTTTGTTGATTTGTTTCTCCATTTCTTTCTTTAGGCAGACAAGAACAGCGCGTAAAACTACATCTAACGAGGGAtagccatatacatatacatgaactgaTTCCCTTTTCTTCATCATTCTAGCAGTCCTGTTTGCCTGTTTATATCGTTGCTTAAGTAGAATAGATCGGTGGTATTAATGAGATGAACGTCGGATGATTTCATTTACCTTGATGCCAAGGGATGTTGACGGCCTCGCTATTTGGGGTTTTGGTTCTAAGGTTCCAGACCGGATGTCCGGCTACGTCTGGACCAATCAGTTGTTCCATCACATTTAGAATCCTCTCGTTGGACCAGAGATTACAGAACGCCTGTGGCAAACACATGACAGGAAGTAGTGTACTTTAAAGGTATACAAAGCATTCATTGAAGATCTTATAATTCTAAGCGTTGTATGAAATGAACAGTACTTAGAGTATTTGCTCTGTAGCTTGGTTTTTTTTTCGACACAACTGTAAAGCTGACTGGTATTTCTATGACTtcgtaaaataaaataaaaatattttttacatgaCATATCAACCAAAACTAATCAAACATTGGAATAATTTACCTTTGGCATTTTCTGATGTTTAAACAGCAGAATGTTAGAACCTTGAAAATCCTTCTCCAATTCCGTCAGTCTTTGAAATAACCCAAATTCTTTATACCGATCTGTGAGAGAGATTCAAAACAGAatgtgttgaatttaacagaaagtctcttgtctCAGTGATGCTGGATTGTATTTTTGTCATGAAGGTGTAAGTCTTACCATTAAAATGAACCTTCCTAAGATGAGTTATACTTTTAGCCCGGTAAACTGTTTTAAAGTTAAGACAAAGTCTGACTTTCTACTGAAGACAACTTCGCCAGTGGCTGTTGGATCAATCCCTTCCCTAGGGTTATACATGCAAACTAGTACAGAATATAACTAGTACTGAACATTTTATGTCAAGCCTGTCACAACTTGATTGATAAAATTGCTGAAATGATACTCACCTTTGACCTTTCCGGCGCAGTACAATTTCTCCGCCAAATTATCAACCATCATGTTAATAGCGTCACGACATGGTTGGAGTTCATCGGCCGTGAAGAAGTCCTCGACAACGACATAACCCTTGATGACAAAAATCAGTAAATCAGATTAAAGGGCACCTACTCTGACAATATGAATATGAGAGTTTGGAACCATTTGGGggaatgatgtatttatttgtttacttgtttatttatgtacttatttatctatctatttatttattcatgtatatttttctgCTGTTAAAGGAAAGTTTTTTGTAAtagtttgtcttttgttttttgtttatttgtaactgtatgtatgtatgtatgtatgtatgtatgtatgtatatatgtatgtatgtatgtatgtacgtatgcagGTCTTGCGTCGTAATGAATCGTTTTAGCCATATGACCACgtggagtcattaagtgtgtgtagacatactgtgtcttcttctggcacgggtgagtccatgccgccgcAGTGTTGGCGTCACTGAAGCagcatgccgaagacactaggcatgacactccacccagacATATAATACTGACATCGTTCCAACaattcatgttttcttgctctaacttttcagtgctgagtgtcaagcgATCCGGGATTTATCCCAGATCTCCGCacttcgaggcggatgctctaTCCATTAGGCTAAATATTTCATATGGACACCTTATATGGTAGCACGGTACACGATCTAAATGCTGGTTTCACTCATTTATCTAGAACATTcattgcatctttccaacattattgaaaactacTGGCTCCTTCTCTTCGTGCGATTCCGtcttaattttcaaaaatttattttcttagttctttggtggtttatgctcAGGTTTACGATAAACTTCGTTTGGGGATtaggccttgcgattattgacctggaatgtccataTTGATTGATGACTTGACGTGTAGATTCAATGAATTTTCGGTTTTTGTTTGAGGAGTCTTCTGCAACGCAATGCAATTGGCTCAATGTCTCATACTGGAAAGGAATCCCAGTCTGTCTGAAGTGACGGAAATGTCGCTGACAAGGCGACAGTACATTCTGTGTGTACTGAAGCGACGGAAACGTCGCTGACAAGAGTACAATACATCCTGTGTGTATTGAAGTGACGGAAACGTCGCTGGCAAGAGGACAATACATCCAGTGTTTACTGAAGTGATGGAAACGACGCTGAATAGGCGACTACACATTCTGTGTGTACTGAAACGTCGCTGACGAAGCCACAATACAGTCTTGTGTGTACTGAAGTGACGGAAACTCCGCTGAAAAGGCGACAATACATCCCGGGTGTGATGAAGTGACAGAAATGTCGCTGACAAGGCGACAGTACATTCGGTGTGTACTGACGTAACGGAAACGTCGCTGACAAGGCGACAATACATTCTCTGCATACTGAAGTGATCGAAACGTCGCTGACAAGAGGACAATACATCCTGTGTGTAATGAAGTGACGAAAACATCGCTCACGAGGCGACAATACATCCTGTGTTTACTGAAGTGATGGAAATGACGCTGACAAGGCGTTTACACATTCTCTGTCTACTGAAACGTCGCTGACGAAGCCACAGTACAGTCCTGCGTTTACTGAAGTGACGGAAACGCCGCTGACAAGGCGACAATACATCGTCTGTGTGCTAAAGCGATGGAAATGTCGCTGACGACAGTTCGACAATACAGCATTCATAAAACACTTAAATCTCACCTCTTCAAAGAACTGCCTGATCTGGTTGTCGTTCAGTTGTCCAGGTTTCCGGGTTTTGGGCTGCGGAGGAATCATTATGAATGGAGCCGGGTTCCACGGCCTCGCACCACCGTT of Liolophura sinensis isolate JHLJ2023 chromosome 13, CUHK_Ljap_v2, whole genome shotgun sequence contains these proteins:
- the LOC135480894 gene encoding uncharacterized protein LOC135480894, translated to MAENGGARPWNPAPFIMIPPQPKTRKPGQLNDNQIRQFFEEGYVVVEDFFTADELQPCRDAINMMVDNLAEKLYCAGKVKDRYKEFGLFQRLTELEKDFQGSNILLFKHQKMPKAFCNLWSNERILNVMEQLIGPDVAGHPVWNLRTKTPNSEAVNIPWHQDSAYFSADSYYHLIPTAWVPFLDTTEENGCMQVVRRGHREGKVARHTCCQGPTWYVMLEEEDMEKELGVDMTRDLVTVPVKYGGFLLFHNITPHRSLPNVSNDVRWSVDLRWQSPSSNWGFYDIQEGINFRSASDPELKPDWAKFFSVDRKDVWQKKYFKQKHEEDQFDTTITGPWIGRWEIVNHNKHTKAFFNAVGVKTE